The following nucleotide sequence is from Ornithodoros turicata isolate Travis chromosome 2, ASM3712646v1, whole genome shotgun sequence.
GGTTCGAGTGTACTTGCTCGATTATTTCGCTTGTATTGCATTCTCGTGCTGTAATATGGATAATAGAGCATCATGCTCACATTAAGAACTGTGATGATTGTGAAACGTGTCGGCCTGCCAAATGGTATTGGTGGAATGTACCGCGTATCAACTGGGACGTGGTTAAAAGCACGCTGTTCATTCCCGTTGCAGTTAAGGAGCTACTCTCACAGCTTACCGGTCTCGGATGTGGAGTTAAAAAGTTAGTCGACGGCTTGTCTAGCGGCGTGTTTGGCCGCTCGGACGTATTGGAGGCGCGCCTCCTCACAGATCTCTGCAAATCTCTTCCTACTCCCGCCTACGTTAGATGTGACAAGCACAGTGTAAACCTGACGCTCCCGAGCGCTCTCAAAGCTGGTGACGTGAGTACGCCCTTTATATCAGTGCCTAGCTATATGAGCCGAGACGCATGTTGAATACTGCATTTACACACCCCGCGCTCATTTGCATCGACGTTCTTGTAACGAGCAAAACAGTCAGAGAATGGTTGTAATTCACGTGAAACCAACGGGTGGTACTATAAGCATCCTAATAAATTGTTGTTCATCGCGTTATATACCCGTTCGTCTCTGCCTATCAGCAGCCTATCAACAAAGAACATCCTCAATTTTGACTGTAGCAGGACTGTAAAGCGAATTGCACAGTTCAAACCGCCGTCCGGTGTTGGTGATCTCTCGTACCCTTATTTCAGTGTCAGCATCGAAAAGTAGCCAACTGTGTGCGACTATAGAATATCCCTGAACGAGATAGAAATGGTTGTGCACGTCTTTTATATTACAACGGCTGCTGCTTAGACAGGGCCGTTAATCGCATCTGACTgttacacaaaaaaaaaaaggagaaaaaaaaaagaagacaagagAGATCTTCAGTCAGCAGAAGATGTGATCCATTTCTGAGTCCGCTTCAACTTTACGTTTGAGACTACAGTAATAAAGTTGCCGCGCGTTAGAAATTCCATGGTAGCCGATGGTTCATTGCAAATTCATTTAAAGCAGTGCATTTTCTTGAATGGGAGTGATTTAATGACGTTCTTTTCTCTACCACAAGTGCCTGGGGAAGACGCTCAATCTCTGCTCCGACCAGGTACTACTCCTTCATGGTCCTCTAACTCTAAGAGCTTCCTCCTTAAAGGATGTTCTAGATTACATTATTCACACTTTTGCAGCCTAAGCTCCTGAGCGGACTTGTGGATGGAGTGATAGTACGTACATGCCACAGTTCTCACATTAAGTGTATAGTTGACAGTACCCAATTTGATTTGTTCATAAAGCACGAGCGTATACGCACATAAATCTGCTATCTTATCTGCTATAAGAACGAACGAAAGCACTTCTTCTATAAGACCACGTATTTTATTTCTGGTAGAAAAGAGGCACAACCAAAACTAATAACTGATGCGATTTGTTAGTGCATCGTGAAGAACTTGTCACCCCAGAGCCTTGGGGGTCTCGTCAACACCCTTCTCTGTCAAGTTTACAGCTTCCTCTACAGACTGCTTGGAGGTGGCTCAGGAGCTGGTCTCAAAGACCTATCAGGCTTGCTTTTTGGACTCCTTAACGAGCTCGCAAATTGCCGTAAGTGACGCAGCACATAACTGGTGCACGGTGAACTGTCGTAGATAACAGATGGCGGGGGTTCTTTTCTAGCGGCTGAAACTTGCTAAGTTGAACATGATGCGGCCACCAAGCCACTATTTTCCTCCTGGAGCTTCATCTACGATTCCTTTTAATGGCTCTACTGAATAAACTGCATGGTTCATACTGCCTATATGAATAGAGTTACTTCCTTTTATCGGCGTGTAGATGCGACATGAAGATGAATAGTAAAAGCTGAGCACCCCCTATGAGTGTCCCCAGGGGTCTGATCTTCAACTTGTCTTATCCCCTGACGCGCGTTAAATGGATCACTttggcccgtgattcgccagcAGCTCTAGCCTACCGAAGCCTACCTACCAAAGGAGGAGACTACcaaagccaagccaagccaagcttccccccttttttttattctttggCGGAATAAATATATTTCCCCGCCCCTAGtaaagcggctttggagcgcgcgaaattCTAAATATGAGGATATTTATCGCTACGGGAAAGTTGAAGATGGGGAGCCTGCTCCGGTATTTCGCATCTGACTGAGGTACTCTTGCTATGGTTCTAACGACTTGTGCGCTTGATATCTCGTAACGTATAAGTGCCGTTTAATAATAGTAGTAATACTGTCTTTATTTCCATAATTTACTTGTGACGGGAACTGTGAAAAAAAGGCGCCGTGGCGACTTGACAGCCTCACAGCTCCAAATACAATTGTatactgtatactaacatcccacacaacgacggaatcacagccctctgcaataccctttctacaacaaacaccagaaaagacatgcaaaccatactcgctctaatggactttgtccttaaactgaactacttcgagttcaatggcgaatactacctacaagtacactgTACAAGTATGGGCATACCTGTTGCACCCatatacgcaaatatcttcatggggttcttagaaaacaaagtactcagcgccctctcattaaaccCCAGTGTGTACCtacgatacatcgatgatatactgataatatgggaacacggggaacatgaatttcaaaagttcgtagatctactgaacactgCACATAGCAACATAAATAAACATCATAAACAGCAGTCAACTCACTGAATTAACtacctcgacaccacaatatcactagacaacggcaacctcaccgcaaccctgtacaaaaagccaactgacaaacaacagtaccttcacttcaagagtcaccacccgcgtcactgtaaggttgtaattcctaatgggcagagtgtaagactgcgCAGAAtgtgttcaaacgacacagattatgctgagaagcttgacgaactctgcagtacattTGCCCAAAGgcactatccagactccctcctaaccgaattccgtcgcaaggcactcacactcgatcgaaactaggttctggaaaaccgaaaaaatcctgacgcgtgccaaataagcttcatcacaaggtattccaacgcacttccaaacatcaaagccattctacagaagcacctctcctccaaagcagtggcCGACTTaacaatatattcacccatgcaatacaggtgacataccgacgcgcaaaaaacctagcagactccttggtcaatgccaaaatcagcaaaacgagcaccccgtacacgggaacacgaccctacaacctcccgcgctgcaaaacatgcaagcacgttcaacacgctaactcaatcaaaagcactgcgagcaattacacccaccccgctAACCATGCATTTACATGCACAAGCTCTAACGTCATATACTGCactgaatgcggcgactgctctatgcaatacattggtgaaagcggccaacaaatgaacaaccgccttcccggacacagaaccgacacgtccaacaaactccccaaagcactcgccgaacactttaacgttcctggtcacaattttgacaacattaaactatccCAATGAAAAAcgggctaggaagcaagcgagctggtgaagatgatgcatattgTAAAAATCCCGAGGCTAGGGAACACGAGACAGTCtctgagactttgtgttgtgtctgtcccttcatgttccctagtgtcgggtttttttacattatgcattaaactatatattctagaaaccaggtttagatccacacgtgacagacgtgagagggagtcttatctcatatacaagtttaacgctcttcacccgtccggtatcaacaaatcacaaggcaccctagaaacagtTCAGAAATAAAATATGATTTTCTCTTCTATcgccattatcatctgttatgttctgcatggccactgctttctgctctctttattgcatgccacaactttatattacaaatatatataaaaaagaaacctttgctccttctggaattttccccacgtaaccactaaactcctttgcccgtattcaccagtcccacttagccactggtttaagttgatcacgtgagatctccggctctgaagccgtttgaccacaacgcatgcgcattattcacattgtcacgagatggttgaggggagggagaaattagcagacaacggaagagccgcgaagaggAAGACCcccgtttatatatatatatatatatatatattttttttttttgttatgaggttgataaagaaaagttcaggcggcgctggcagaggaggcacagtaaacgggtttcgccgccgcgaaaatagtgtcgccgctggcatttcctaCCAAatttccggctatttactttcaaTTGGCTCCtgtcccccacgtgacctttctcgatcatgattggctgaggctcatttaaccggtggattctcccgcgttcgtttctccgaggcgacgacccgtctgaccgttgtgtagcttcGTCTACGTACGTGAGGAGGCGGTGattttcgtggatttcgaacaTGTTCGAGCCAGGTCACCGGAGCTCATCCAAAACTGCCGTCAAACAAAGGAAGCCGCCATTAGGCGTCCCCGTGTTGCCAGGCCAGAACTGGCGGAgcccgctagttttggcggaagaaatctgaacaatggttttggttcatgtttgtcgttttgtcaCTCTGTGTACCAAACAAAGATGTGTGAAACGTGGTAAAAAGCGATTAAATCTAGAGTGGGGTCATATCttgtgtgttttattgttcCGATGTATTCTTTTACTCGCCTCCACCTCTGAGCTTTCTAACTCGAGCCTACTTAGATTTCGGTTTCTATTCCGTGGTTGTCAGACCTGTCAAGCCATAAAACACGTGACCGTGTCGTTAATTAGTGAGTTTATTGGTGATTTCAAAGATATCGTGGTTACCGATGCCTTTAAATGGAGCCGAAATCCCAGAGCTTCGACGCTCTGTTTCGGAAGTCagcaacataaacatgaaactccccattggcttctggcgatggaactccccattcataatcttaaaataaagttgttattgttgttgcccaataaatgcataaaagagaactgcaagcagtgcaGAGAGAGGGTGGATCAGGAGCATCTTTTCTAAAGTAAGTATAGCCTGCTTTTCCtactttcatgtgtgtgaaattcttccACTATGTTTTTGAGCGAATTAAGGTTGTCTTTCCTTGGCCGTGCAGCTTTGTCCATCAGAGTGCCAATATGTACAAACATAGCTTTATATTTGTAACCCGAACCTATAAATttcaacatcagaaatattttacTAACACAGCATTGACTAGAGGGCATATGCCGCAAGGTAGCATGCCGCTTAGCACCCACCTTATCCCAGTTACTTATATTTGTTTGATCCCATCTGCCATGCCTTTGTTCAACCATCTGAGAAAAGATACCGAAAGAAGCAGTGCAAGTTACTAAGAAAGTCATGCAAGAGTATACCAACAGCAAAGTGTGTCCCAGATGCAAACCTcttcaagcatttgccatgAAGCCATGACACAGGAACGGCTTCACTTGGGCCATTCAGTTGAAAGTCTGCTTGCAGTGTACTTTTTGCTTGAGCGAGGATTTTCAAATCCTTTAAAAAGTGAAGTACTAATTAAAAGTACACGATTGCTGCATAAATGTAATTTTTAAAAGCCAGAAACGCCAAAAAAAAGGGTGGTCAGACAGTTTGTGTGAGGCATACTCATCTAGCACATGTTACATGACTAAAATTCATGTTCTAACCACAAAACTATGGCTTATATTTTTGTGCAA
It contains:
- the LOC135383458 gene encoding uncharacterized protein LOC135383458, with protein sequence MGLIYFVAGLVAALYALPYGECCDPRPTNDTSCIKVVIPNVFGLGTCLAGKFNTCVSSSDGIINQVLLLLKCVLQGLLYLLENGELTLSDVVSSVLNIVAALLDKLGVKELLSQLTGLGCGVKKLVDGLSSGVFGRSDVLEARLLTDLCKSLPTPAYVRCDKHSVNLTLPSALKAGDCLGKTLNLCSDQPKLLSGLVDGVICIVKNLSPQSLGGLVNTLLCQVYSFLYRLLGGGSGAGLKDLSGLLFGLLNELANCPAETC